A segment of the Panacibacter ginsenosidivorans genome:
TATTGGCATCTTTAAATGCTTCCATATCTTTTTCTTTTATGCTGGTATTAATACTGGCTTTTGCAAGAAAAGATGTACCAAGCTTCTCTTTAAAAGTGCTTTCACCAATTGTGTAAATGATCTTACTATGACTAAAAACAGGCTCTCTTTTATACGCAGTCTTTATGTACAAGGGTATTAAACCTGTCATCCATCCGCTGCAATGGATAATGTCTGGTGGCCATCCAAATTTCTTTACTGTTTCCAAGGCTCCTTTGCAGAAAAAAATAGTACGCAGGTCGTTATCATCAAACCATTTTTCATGCTCATCATGAAATATCTGCTTCCTTTTGAAAAAGTCCTCATTATCCAGGAAATAAACCTGAAGTCTGGCATTAGGCAATGAAGCAACCTTGATCTGCAAAGGATAAT
Coding sequences within it:
- a CDS encoding glycogen/starch synthase, which codes for MSTKKRILFIATEMSPYLELTEFAEVVNKLAIKSNDSGLEVRCIMPRFGVINERRHRLHEVVRLSGINVSVDNDDYPLQIKVASLPNARLQVYFLDNEDFFKRKQIFHDEHEKWFDDNDLRTIFFCKGALETVKKFGWPPDIIHCSGWMTGLIPLYIKTAYKREPVFSHSKIIYTIGESTFKEKLGTSFLAKASINTSIKEKDMEAFKDANNVAMFRGGATYADAISFGAEKVDKKLTDEFSKVKGKKVLPFAGWDTDLTEYLELYNELAAK